A single Acidobacteriota bacterium DNA region contains:
- a CDS encoding fumarylacetoacetate hydrolase family protein, which yields MRHERRADDGTWLPPIDPPSKIIGVHLSYRSRCVEYQMESIPEVPSYFMKPTSSLSAHEAPVARPRGCRFLNYEGEFAVVIGRRATGVAIEEALDYVRGYTLVNDFGIHDFRHADRGSMLRVKGQDGFGPMGPALVDAGDVDPNDLTLRTLVNGEVVQEGSTGEDLLFSFAYQVADLSRLITLEPGDVIMTGTPANSRPVEPGDVVEVQCDEIGTLRNPIVELDRDLQPVGEQPQVTGNTLHVALCVPEDEAEVVAAAEAAAS from the coding sequence ATGAGACATGAGCGCCGCGCCGACGATGGCACCTGGTTGCCTCCGATCGATCCGCCGTCGAAGATCATCGGCGTCCACCTGAGCTACCGCTCGCGTTGCGTCGAGTACCAGATGGAGAGCATCCCGGAGGTGCCGTCCTACTTCATGAAGCCCACCTCGTCGCTGAGCGCCCACGAGGCGCCGGTGGCGCGGCCGCGCGGCTGCCGCTTCCTGAACTACGAAGGGGAGTTCGCGGTCGTCATCGGCCGGCGGGCGACCGGCGTGGCGATCGAGGAGGCGCTCGACTACGTGCGCGGCTACACGCTGGTCAACGACTTCGGCATCCACGACTTCCGGCACGCGGACCGCGGCTCGATGCTGCGGGTCAAGGGTCAGGACGGCTTCGGGCCGATGGGCCCGGCCCTGGTCGATGCCGGCGATGTCGACCCGAACGACCTGACGCTGCGCACCCTGGTCAACGGCGAGGTAGTGCAGGAGGGGAGCACGGGCGAAGACCTCCTGTTCTCGTTCGCCTACCAGGTCGCCGACCTGAGCCGGCTGATCACGCTCGAACCCGGCGACGTCATCATGACCGGCACGCCGGCGAACTCGCGGCCGGTCGAGCCGGGCGACGTGGTCGAGGTGCAATGCGACGAGATCGGCACCCTGCGCAACCCGATCGTCGAGCTGGACCGGGACCTGCAGCCGGTCGGCGAGCAGCCCCAGGTGACCGGCAACACGCTGCACGTCGCGCTCTGCGTGCCGGAGGACGAGGCGGAGGTCGTCGCGGCGGCGGAGGCGGCGGCCTCGTGA
- a CDS encoding gamma-glutamyl-gamma-aminobutyrate hydrolase family protein yields MSEGAASNSGRGRRPRIGIVGDVRDAIIGPWDEVVSMVPHDYVSAIAAAGGAPVIIPSVEPYDEEPGAALDDLDGIVFMGGKDFDAQIYGAEPHPENDEHDETRDRVELAIGRAALERRMPILGICRGFQLLNILYGGDLEQHLGDRLDMKPHRDVLGEFTRHMVTIEPGTHLAAAMEAGREDGDVEIASHHHQGAGRLGEGLRVAATAPDGVIEALEDPRLPFCLGVQWHPEVTAPEDGGRLFRALVDFCSSHPSTA; encoded by the coding sequence ATGAGTGAAGGGGCGGCGAGCAACTCGGGACGCGGACGCAGGCCGCGGATCGGCATCGTCGGCGACGTCCGGGACGCGATCATCGGCCCGTGGGACGAGGTCGTCTCGATGGTCCCGCACGACTACGTCTCGGCGATTGCCGCCGCTGGCGGCGCCCCGGTCATCATCCCGAGCGTCGAGCCGTACGACGAGGAACCCGGGGCCGCGCTCGACGACCTCGACGGGATCGTCTTCATGGGCGGCAAGGACTTCGACGCGCAGATCTACGGCGCGGAACCGCACCCGGAGAACGACGAGCACGACGAGACGCGCGACCGGGTCGAGCTGGCGATCGGCCGCGCCGCGCTCGAACGCCGGATGCCAATCCTGGGGATCTGCCGCGGTTTCCAGCTCCTGAACATCCTCTACGGCGGCGACCTGGAACAGCACCTCGGCGACCGGCTCGACATGAAGCCGCACCGCGACGTCCTGGGCGAGTTCACGCGGCACATGGTGACGATCGAGCCGGGGACCCACCTGGCGGCGGCGATGGAGGCGGGCAGGGAAGACGGCGACGTCGAGATCGCTTCGCACCATCACCAGGGCGCCGGCCGGCTGGGCGAGGGGCTCCGCGTGGCCGCCACCGCGCCGGACGGCGTGATCGAGGCGCTGGAGGATCCCCGGCTTCCGTTCTGCCTCGGCGTGCAGTGGCACCCCGAAGTCACCGCGCCGGAGGACGGCGGCCGGCTGTTCCGCGCCCTCGTCGACTTCTGCTCATCCCATCCATCAACGGCGTGA
- a CDS encoding cytochrome P450, with the protein MAHAANASLAAEIDLCDHDRFARGVPHEWFARLREEAPVYWQPEPKGPGFWSITRHEDVVRVSKDPKRFSSEVGGTSLEDLEPEHVEARKSMIDMDPPRHYKLRSLISKRFLPRALTAFSDHIRQLFRGILEAAIARGDFDFVDDVAVELPMRVFAEMLGAPQEDRRLIVDIGNRILGATDPEYVDDYETERERFKHLPFSSPASLEMFEYGRKLAAQRRAEPRDDIVTDLVFAEVDGEPLTPHEFDLYFLLLAAAGNETTRHSLSGGMCELLRHPDQAERIVAGDEDLAVTAADEVLRMVTAVHHFRRTATEDVEMRGEVIRAGDKVAMWYTSANRDEDVFEEPNRFDVGRKPNRHLTFGIGPHFCLGAYLARLEIKIALEELRPHLDRLELVSEPERLRSNFFNGIKHMGVRYR; encoded by the coding sequence GTGGCGCACGCAGCCAACGCCTCGCTCGCGGCCGAGATCGACCTCTGCGATCACGACCGGTTCGCCCGCGGGGTGCCGCACGAGTGGTTCGCGAGGCTGCGGGAGGAGGCGCCGGTGTACTGGCAGCCGGAGCCGAAGGGGCCGGGCTTCTGGTCGATCACGCGTCACGAGGACGTCGTGCGGGTCTCGAAGGACCCGAAGCGCTTCTCGTCCGAAGTCGGCGGCACCTCGCTCGAGGACCTGGAGCCGGAGCACGTCGAGGCCCGCAAGTCGATGATCGACATGGATCCGCCGCGCCACTACAAGCTGCGTTCGCTGATCAGCAAGCGTTTCCTGCCGCGGGCGCTTACGGCCTTCTCGGACCACATCCGGCAACTGTTTCGGGGCATCCTGGAGGCCGCGATCGCCCGGGGCGACTTCGACTTCGTCGACGACGTGGCGGTCGAGCTGCCGATGCGGGTGTTCGCGGAGATGCTGGGCGCGCCCCAGGAGGACCGGCGGTTGATCGTCGACATCGGCAACCGCATCCTCGGCGCGACCGACCCGGAGTACGTCGACGACTACGAGACGGAGCGGGAGCGCTTCAAGCACCTGCCGTTCTCGAGCCCGGCGAGCCTCGAGATGTTCGAGTACGGCCGCAAGCTGGCCGCCCAGCGCCGCGCCGAACCGCGCGACGACATCGTGACCGACCTGGTGTTCGCCGAAGTCGACGGCGAGCCGCTCACGCCGCACGAGTTCGACCTGTACTTCCTGCTGCTGGCGGCGGCGGGCAACGAGACGACGCGCCACTCGCTGTCGGGCGGCATGTGCGAACTGCTGCGCCACCCGGACCAGGCGGAGCGCATCGTCGCCGGCGACGAGGACCTGGCTGTGACCGCCGCCGACGAGGTGCTGCGGATGGTGACGGCGGTCCACCACTTCCGCCGCACGGCCACCGAGGACGTCGAGATGCGCGGCGAGGTCATCCGCGCCGGCGACAAGGTCGCGATGTGGTACACGAGCGCCAACCGGGACGAGGACGTGTTCGAGGAACCCAACCGATTCGACGTCGGCCGCAAGCCGAACCGGCACCTGACCTTCGGCATCGGGCCGCACTTCTGCCTGGGCGCGTACCTGGCGCGGCTCGAGATCAAGATCGCGCTGGAGGAGCTGCGGCCCCATCTCGACCGCCTCGAACTGGTCTCGGAGCCGGAGCGGCTGCGCTCCAACTTCTTCAACGGCATCAAGCACATGGGAGTTCGCTACCGATGA
- a CDS encoding glutamine synthetase family protein gives MSDIERLTELGAKTLRVMYPDLHGIARGKDLVLADAGHEIEGGVAFCSAIMTTDLAHTPVMGGEIGYPDFFARPDLSTAAALPWAPDVAACLVDLVDEEGNPHPFDPRGAVRRAADGLAELDLLPIVGPELEFFLFKPDDAAPEGAVRYVDTLSRVYTVGAESDPGGISGRMLHACAGMGLGAYAANHEFMNSQYEINLRHGPALDAADRAFRLKATVKEMAVLEEMRATFMGRPFNDQGGSGLHLHVSLQDGDGANRIGDPAGPDGLSAAALSFIAGVLEHAGALMAFLNPTVNAFKRIAPDSLAPINVSWGLDNRTTFVRVPPERGKSARLEIRVGDGTANCHLAIAALLQAGLDGVRRELEAPEQTAGDAYRREDLASLPSSLDQALDALEADELLCAGVGREIVAAFLTLKRFELERYHGWVTDWERNEYRIQL, from the coding sequence ATGAGCGACATCGAACGCCTGACCGAGCTCGGCGCGAAGACACTGCGGGTGATGTACCCCGATCTCCACGGGATCGCCCGCGGCAAGGACCTGGTGCTCGCCGACGCCGGCCACGAGATCGAGGGCGGTGTCGCCTTCTGCTCGGCGATCATGACCACCGACCTGGCGCACACGCCGGTGATGGGCGGCGAGATCGGTTACCCGGACTTCTTCGCGCGGCCGGATCTCTCGACCGCCGCGGCGCTGCCGTGGGCGCCGGACGTCGCCGCCTGCCTGGTGGACCTGGTCGACGAGGAGGGCAATCCCCATCCGTTCGACCCGCGCGGCGCGGTGCGGCGGGCGGCGGACGGGCTGGCCGAACTGGATCTTTTGCCGATCGTCGGCCCGGAACTCGAGTTCTTCCTGTTCAAGCCCGACGACGCTGCCCCGGAGGGCGCGGTCCGCTACGTCGACACGCTGTCGCGGGTCTACACGGTCGGCGCCGAGAGCGACCCCGGCGGCATCTCGGGCCGGATGCTCCACGCCTGCGCCGGGATGGGTCTGGGCGCCTACGCCGCGAACCACGAGTTCATGAACTCGCAGTACGAGATCAACCTCCGTCACGGCCCCGCCCTCGACGCTGCCGACCGGGCCTTCCGTCTCAAGGCGACGGTCAAGGAGATGGCGGTGCTGGAGGAGATGCGCGCCACGTTCATGGGCCGGCCGTTCAACGACCAGGGCGGTTCGGGGCTCCATCTGCACGTGTCGCTCCAGGACGGTGATGGCGCCAACCGCATCGGCGATCCGGCGGGCCCGGACGGTCTGAGCGCGGCCGCGCTCTCCTTCATCGCCGGCGTGTTGGAGCACGCCGGGGCACTGATGGCCTTCCTCAACCCGACGGTCAACGCGTTCAAGAGGATCGCGCCCGACTCGCTGGCGCCGATCAACGTCTCCTGGGGCCTCGACAACCGGACGACCTTCGTCCGCGTGCCGCCCGAGCGCGGCAAGTCGGCCCGGCTGGAGATCCGCGTCGGCGACGGCACGGCGAACTGCCATCTGGCGATCGCCGCGCTGCTGCAGGCCGGGCTCGACGGCGTGCGCCGGGAACTCGAGGCGCCCGAGCAGACCGCGGGCGACGCCTACCGGCGGGAGGATCTTGCCTCGCTGCCGAGCTCCCTCGACCAGGCCCTCGACGCGCTGGAGGCCGACGAACTGCTCTGCGCCGGCGTCGGCCGCGAGATCGTCGCCGCCTTCCTGACGCTCAAGCGCTTCGAACTCGAGCGCTACCACGGCTGGGTGACCGACTGGGAGCGCAACGAGTACCGGATTCAACTCTAG
- a CDS encoding PQQ-dependent sugar dehydrogenase, producing MRTSLLVSVLLAAVPVAAAEPDARALYRLHCGGCHGQALEGGLAEPLIKSDWRFGRDGFSVESNIRHGIPGTDMPGYLGELSDEEMAALVELIYSLQTEEVWIAKPLPPAVETEHYTLRVEYLATDELENPWGIEFTGPSEALISEDAGYLLRYRDGKVDPERITGLPPVDVATSTGGLMDVALDPDYAENGWVYAAISHSEDPNDRYARGLTRIIRGRVDGNRWRDTEYLFRLDPGYHLPDSKHWGGRLLFDRDGFLYFSIGDMSAAMNSQDPAMPSGKVFRIRPDGGIPDDNPFAGEDGALGAVFTLGNRNVQGMAQHPETGGIWAAEHGPRGGDELNLLVKGRNYGWPVVTFGVNYDGSVVSDRTHADGIEAPVVEWTPALAVGPIEFVTSPAFEQWRGDLLVGSLSFEELRRLEIEGGRVTRQELLFKGHGRIRDIRTGPDGAIYLLLNNPGALVRLTAAQTAGAAETASATAIEHATLIPMTSRTPLVLENHTLVIRDERIADICPSSPGCTPADARVIDGAGKFLIPALADMHNHFDGFAWDGTDASRVRMRDQNLRQYVMFGVATARDPSGGPLVLEARDAIERGELFGPRIFVSSPLMDGDPPLFPIPRTFTEPEEAADFVRRSAADGYDLAKVYTTLSPEVFDAVMAAAAEVGLTVAAHVPIRVPLEHALERGLRSIEHLTGYDVACAAPHVKMKPVRQDIYQGWAWCSPEKVAELAALTARYEVWNVPTLALWDSTVTEFDRPQRDAGEIGKYEHPTTPGGIEWLYTLYGPRERAGITGTRSVRLGLVKALHDAGAPLLVGTDISATGYTVHREMGLFVEAGLTPYQTLEAATSEAARYMDREGEFGVLATGARGDVLLLDANPLDDIGNARRIRGLMFRDKWWSKEAIDAELEAIQREYAEDEARLRQLGLGTPP from the coding sequence GTGCGAACTAGCCTCCTGGTCTCGGTGCTGCTCGCGGCCGTTCCCGTCGCGGCGGCGGAGCCGGACGCGCGCGCCCTCTACCGCCTCCACTGCGGCGGCTGCCACGGGCAGGCGCTCGAAGGCGGGCTCGCGGAGCCGCTGATCAAGTCGGACTGGCGGTTCGGCCGGGACGGCTTCTCGGTCGAGAGCAACATCCGGCACGGCATCCCGGGCACCGACATGCCGGGCTATCTCGGCGAACTCTCGGACGAGGAGATGGCGGCGCTGGTCGAGCTGATCTACAGCCTGCAGACGGAGGAGGTCTGGATCGCGAAGCCGCTGCCGCCGGCGGTCGAGACGGAGCACTACACCCTGCGGGTCGAGTACCTGGCGACCGACGAACTGGAGAACCCCTGGGGCATCGAGTTCACGGGCCCGTCGGAGGCGCTGATCTCCGAGGACGCGGGCTACCTGCTCCGGTACCGGGACGGCAAGGTGGACCCGGAGCGGATCACGGGGCTGCCGCCGGTCGACGTCGCGACCTCGACGGGCGGGCTGATGGATGTCGCGCTCGATCCGGACTACGCGGAGAACGGATGGGTCTACGCGGCGATCAGCCACTCGGAGGACCCGAACGACCGCTACGCCCGCGGGCTGACCCGGATCATCCGCGGCCGCGTCGACGGCAACCGCTGGCGGGACACGGAGTACCTCTTCCGCCTCGATCCCGGGTACCACCTGCCCGACAGCAAGCACTGGGGCGGCCGCCTGCTGTTCGACCGCGACGGCTTCCTCTACTTCTCGATCGGCGACATGAGCGCGGCGATGAACTCGCAGGACCCGGCCATGCCTTCGGGCAAGGTGTTCCGCATCCGGCCCGACGGCGGCATCCCGGACGACAACCCCTTCGCCGGCGAGGACGGCGCGCTCGGCGCGGTGTTCACCCTCGGCAACCGGAACGTCCAGGGTATGGCCCAGCACCCGGAGACCGGCGGGATCTGGGCCGCCGAGCACGGACCGCGCGGCGGCGACGAACTGAACCTCCTGGTCAAGGGCCGGAACTACGGCTGGCCGGTCGTGACCTTCGGCGTCAACTACGACGGCTCGGTCGTCAGCGACCGGACCCACGCCGACGGCATCGAGGCGCCCGTCGTCGAGTGGACGCCGGCGCTCGCCGTCGGCCCGATCGAGTTCGTGACGAGCCCGGCTTTCGAGCAGTGGCGAGGCGACCTGCTGGTCGGTTCGCTCTCCTTCGAGGAACTCCGGCGCCTGGAGATCGAAGGCGGCCGGGTCACCCGCCAGGAACTCCTGTTCAAGGGCCACGGCCGCATCCGCGACATCAGGACCGGCCCCGACGGGGCGATCTACCTGCTCCTCAACAACCCCGGCGCCCTGGTCCGCCTGACGGCCGCGCAGACGGCGGGGGCCGCCGAGACGGCCAGCGCCACCGCGATCGAACACGCGACGCTCATCCCGATGACTTCCCGCACGCCGCTCGTGCTGGAGAACCACACCCTGGTCATCCGCGACGAACGGATCGCCGACATCTGTCCCAGCAGTCCCGGCTGCACGCCGGCGGACGCCCGAGTCATCGACGGCGCCGGCAAGTTCCTCATCCCGGCGCTCGCCGACATGCACAACCACTTCGACGGCTTCGCCTGGGACGGCACGGACGCGTCGCGCGTCCGGATGCGCGACCAGAACCTGAGGCAGTACGTCATGTTCGGCGTCGCCACGGCGAGGGACCCCTCCGGCGGCCCCCTGGTCCTGGAGGCGCGCGACGCGATCGAGCGCGGCGAGCTGTTCGGGCCGCGCATCTTCGTCTCGTCGCCGCTGATGGACGGCGACCCGCCGCTTTTCCCGATTCCGCGGACGTTCACGGAGCCCGAGGAGGCCGCGGACTTCGTGCGCCGCAGCGCGGCCGACGGCTACGACCTGGCCAAGGTCTACACGACGCTCAGCCCCGAGGTCTTCGACGCGGTGATGGCGGCCGCCGCGGAGGTGGGCCTCACGGTCGCGGCCCACGTGCCGATCCGCGTGCCGCTCGAGCACGCGCTGGAGCGCGGGCTGCGCTCGATCGAGCACCTGACCGGTTACGACGTCGCCTGCGCGGCGCCGCACGTGAAGATGAAGCCGGTCCGGCAGGACATCTACCAGGGCTGGGCGTGGTGCTCGCCGGAGAAGGTGGCCGAGCTGGCGGCGCTGACCGCGCGGTACGAGGTCTGGAACGTGCCGACGCTCGCCCTGTGGGACAGCACGGTGACCGAGTTCGACCGGCCGCAGCGCGACGCGGGCGAGATCGGCAAGTACGAGCACCCGACGACGCCCGGCGGCATCGAGTGGCTCTACACCCTCTACGGACCGCGCGAGCGGGCGGGGATCACCGGGACGCGCTCGGTGCGGCTCGGCCTGGTCAAGGCGCTCCACGACGCGGGCGCGCCGCTGCTGGTCGGCACCGACATCTCGGCCACCGGCTACACCGTCCACCGGGAGATGGGCCTCTTCGTCGAGGCCGGCCTGACGCCGTACCAGACGCTGGAAGCCGCGACTTCGGAGGCGGCCCGCTACATGGACCGGGAAGGGGAGTTCGGCGTGCTCGCCACAGGCGCGCGGGGCGACGTTCTGCTCCTCGACGCGAACCCGCTCGACGACATCGGCAACGCACGTAGGATTCGCGGCCTGATGTTCCGCGACAAGTGGTGGTCGAAGGAGGCGATCGACGCCGAACTCGAGGCGATCCAGCGCGAGTACGCGGAAGACGAGGCGCGGCTCCGGCAACTGGGTCTGGGCACGCCGCCGTGA
- a CDS encoding amidohydrolase family protein produces the protein MRTKWVRRSLLALILAAIVAQPAVAQFQAGEPALSRNDPADTILDGGNVYTPDGWAESIAIRDGVIVAVGDSASVAAFRIGSTEVIDLAGRTVFPGFHDVHVHPLIAGMQEFSCRLPPGATPDIISESVGECASRAEPGEWINGGNWVAAVFEPGQQTRQFLDAVSPDNPVFLYDESHHSVWVNTMALEVAGIDRDTPDPEGGIIERDQDGEPTGLLRETANAMVASAIPPASDAQKMQGMKIATDEMLAHGITSFTVAYANSWQLGALARLAREGTLKQRVRACVAWAHNPALADAAESQLAIRATYESERLKVDCVKIMLDGVPTESHTAAMLAPYEDSTGEDDPRPRLGLLLVPQEALNDAVTAFDRQGLHVKMHAAGDGAVRAAIDAVAAARARNGFGGPMHDVGHSTFVDPADIPRPRELGMAWEFSPYIWFPTPMAAIDIRKAVGDERMKRWVPIRDALETGALVAAGSDWPVVPLVDPWLAVETMVTRQVPGGSEETLGLQGQVGLEDALRIMTWNGARLMGQGDKVGTIEVGKEADLVVTSQNPFDVEPTEVHRTKVEMTFIAGERVYTAGAN, from the coding sequence ATGAGAACTAAGTGGGTGCGCCGGTCTCTTCTCGCCCTGATCCTCGCCGCCATCGTCGCCCAGCCCGCCGTCGCCCAGTTCCAGGCCGGCGAACCGGCGCTGTCGCGCAACGACCCGGCGGACACGATCCTCGACGGCGGCAACGTCTACACGCCCGACGGCTGGGCAGAGTCCATCGCGATCCGCGACGGCGTCATCGTCGCGGTCGGCGACAGCGCCTCCGTCGCCGCGTTCCGCATCGGCTCGACGGAGGTGATCGATCTGGCAGGCCGGACCGTGTTCCCCGGCTTCCACGACGTCCACGTGCATCCGTTGATCGCGGGCATGCAGGAGTTCTCGTGCCGCCTGCCTCCGGGCGCGACGCCGGACATCATCAGCGAGTCGGTCGGCGAATGCGCTTCCCGGGCCGAGCCGGGGGAGTGGATCAACGGCGGCAACTGGGTGGCGGCGGTGTTCGAGCCCGGCCAGCAGACCAGGCAATTCCTCGACGCCGTGTCGCCGGACAACCCGGTCTTCCTCTACGACGAGTCCCACCACAGCGTCTGGGTCAACACGATGGCGCTGGAAGTCGCCGGCATCGACCGCGACACGCCGGACCCGGAGGGCGGGATCATCGAGCGCGACCAGGACGGCGAGCCGACCGGCCTGCTCCGCGAGACGGCCAACGCCATGGTGGCGTCGGCGATTCCTCCGGCCTCGGACGCGCAGAAGATGCAGGGCATGAAGATCGCCACGGACGAGATGCTGGCCCACGGCATCACCTCGTTCACCGTCGCCTACGCGAACTCGTGGCAGCTCGGCGCGCTGGCCCGACTGGCGCGCGAGGGCACGTTGAAGCAGCGGGTGCGGGCCTGCGTTGCCTGGGCGCACAACCCGGCGCTCGCCGACGCGGCCGAGTCCCAGCTCGCGATCCGCGCGACCTACGAGAGCGAGCGACTGAAGGTCGACTGTGTGAAGATCATGCTCGACGGCGTGCCGACGGAGAGCCACACCGCGGCGATGCTCGCTCCCTATGAGGACTCGACCGGCGAGGACGATCCGCGGCCCAGGCTCGGGCTGCTCCTGGTGCCGCAGGAGGCGCTGAACGACGCGGTCACGGCGTTCGACCGCCAGGGGCTTCACGTGAAGATGCACGCCGCCGGCGACGGCGCGGTGCGGGCCGCGATCGACGCCGTCGCGGCGGCCCGGGCACGGAATGGCTTCGGTGGCCCGATGCACGATGTCGGCCACAGCACCTTCGTCGACCCGGCCGACATTCCCCGGCCGCGCGAGCTGGGGATGGCCTGGGAGTTCTCGCCCTACATCTGGTTCCCGACGCCGATGGCGGCGATCGACATCCGCAAGGCGGTCGGCGACGAGCGGATGAAGCGGTGGGTGCCGATCAGGGACGCCCTCGAGACGGGCGCCCTCGTGGCGGCAGGCTCGGACTGGCCGGTGGTGCCCCTGGTCGACCCGTGGCTCGCCGTCGAGACGATGGTGACCCGGCAGGTGCCGGGCGGCAGCGAGGAGACGCTGGGCCTCCAGGGACAGGTAGGGCTGGAGGACGCGCTCCGCATCATGACCTGGAACGGCGCGCGCCTGATGGGCCAGGGCGACAAGGTCGGCACGATCGAGGTCGGCAAGGAGGCCGACCTCGTCGTCACCTCGCAGAACCCGTTCGACGTCGAGCCGACCGAGGTGCATCGGACGAAGGTGGAAATGACGTTCATCGCCGGCGAGAGGGTGTACACGGCCGGTGCGAACTAG
- a CDS encoding amidohydrolase — MPGRFLLVALILACTPAGDGDADLILTNGRIYTLEAVQPWAEAVAIAGGEFTFVGSTAEALERRGPNTEVRDLEGRMAMPGIYDVHVHPVLGGTEVLLQCLFPPTAGPTEVEETLSACVAGDPAAAWIEGGRWTSNFFVEHDIGSPREWLDRFSGDVAISLADDTGHNRWVNSKALALAGIDAGTVVEGGEVVLDEATGEPNGLLLEAAMYPVFQAIPDKTAKQFLRAARESIRTANRFGIVGIKEAGDEGTGVAAYKALADEGALTVHMAASIAIPLVAGTLELDVDALDRLREENRAANLDADHVKIFLDGVPSVARTAAMLDDYEPEEPGGPAHNGELLVPPEALNAWLQQLDALGVTVNIHTAGDRAVRVALDAIEFAREQNGDSGLMHQLAHSGFVAVEDVPRYAELGAVADMSPAIWYPSLISDSIRAAIGDRADRSWPVRELLDAGAHVIVGSDWPAVIPDMNPWPGMEALVTRADPWGGYPGTLAPEQAVSLEQAIELYTLAGARLLGVESRAGTISPGKSADLIVLDRDLFEVPIEDVSDTTVELTLYAGAIVHEN, encoded by the coding sequence GTGCCGGGCCGCTTCCTTCTCGTCGCCCTGATTCTCGCCTGCACTCCCGCGGGCGACGGCGACGCCGACCTGATCCTCACCAACGGCCGCATCTACACCCTCGAGGCCGTGCAGCCCTGGGCGGAAGCGGTCGCGATCGCGGGCGGCGAGTTCACGTTCGTCGGCTCGACCGCGGAGGCGCTGGAACGGCGCGGCCCGAACACCGAAGTCCGCGACCTCGAAGGCCGCATGGCGATGCCGGGCATCTACGACGTCCACGTCCATCCCGTCCTCGGCGGCACCGAGGTGCTGCTCCAGTGCCTGTTCCCGCCCACCGCGGGACCGACAGAAGTCGAGGAGACCCTGTCGGCCTGCGTCGCCGGCGATCCCGCCGCGGCCTGGATCGAGGGCGGGCGCTGGACGAGCAACTTCTTCGTCGAGCACGACATCGGCTCCCCGCGCGAGTGGCTGGACCGGTTCTCGGGCGACGTGGCGATCAGCCTGGCGGACGACACCGGCCACAACCGCTGGGTGAACAGCAAGGCGCTCGCACTTGCGGGCATCGATGCCGGCACGGTCGTCGAGGGCGGCGAGGTCGTGCTGGACGAGGCGACCGGCGAGCCGAACGGTCTGCTGCTCGAAGCGGCGATGTACCCGGTGTTCCAGGCGATCCCCGACAAGACGGCGAAGCAGTTCCTGCGCGCCGCCCGCGAGTCGATCCGGACGGCGAACCGCTTCGGCATCGTCGGCATCAAGGAGGCGGGCGACGAGGGCACCGGCGTCGCGGCCTACAAGGCACTGGCCGACGAGGGCGCGCTGACCGTCCACATGGCGGCGTCGATCGCCATTCCGCTGGTCGCCGGCACCCTCGAGCTCGACGTCGACGCCCTGGATCGGCTGCGCGAGGAGAACCGGGCCGCCAACCTCGACGCCGACCACGTGAAGATCTTCCTCGACGGCGTGCCGTCCGTCGCGCGGACGGCGGCGATGCTCGACGACTACGAGCCGGAGGAGCCGGGCGGACCGGCTCACAACGGCGAACTGCTGGTGCCTCCGGAAGCGCTGAACGCCTGGCTGCAGCAACTCGACGCGCTCGGCGTCACGGTGAACATCCACACCGCCGGCGACCGGGCGGTACGCGTCGCGCTCGACGCGATCGAGTTCGCGCGCGAGCAGAACGGCGATTCCGGACTGATGCATCAGCTCGCCCATTCCGGCTTCGTGGCCGTTGAGGACGTTCCGCGTTACGCCGAACTCGGCGCGGTCGCGGACATGTCGCCGGCGATCTGGTACCCGTCGCTGATCTCGGACTCCATCCGCGCCGCCATCGGCGACCGCGCCGACCGCTCCTGGCCGGTGCGGGAACTGCTCGACGCGGGCGCCCACGTCATCGTCGGCTCGGACTGGCCGGCCGTGATCCCGGACATGAACCCCTGGCCCGGCATGGAGGCGCTGGTCACCCGCGCCGACCCCTGGGGCGGGTACCCGGGAACCCTGGCGCCGGAGCAGGCGGTGAGTCTGGAACAAGCGATCGAGCTCTACACGCTCGCGGGCGCCCGGCTGCTCGGCGTCGAGTCGCGGGCCGGCACGATCAGCCCCGGCAAGTCAGCCGACCTGATCGTCCTCGACCGTGACCTGTTCGAGGTGCCGATCGAGGACGTCAGCGACACGACCGTCGAGTTGACCCTTTACGCAGGAGCGATTGTCCATGAGAACTAA